The proteins below come from a single Solea senegalensis isolate Sse05_10M linkage group LG2, IFAPA_SoseM_1, whole genome shotgun sequence genomic window:
- the LOC122783834 gene encoding NF-kappa-B inhibitor zeta-like, with product MINYNGLTPLHVAVLSHNAVVKQLSCLENPHSSTAEGLMQRKWMFVECIKTLFLMGASLTTRDLKSGRTCFHMASEEANMELLQVILNQPLSLPIVNFKTFSGNTALHIVCSLHSNRSQVEAVKLLMRNGADPGSRNFENDLPAQLVPEGVTGKKVRQILKGNMLKLK from the exons GTTTAACACCGCTGCACGTAGCAGTTCTGTCTCACAATGCGGTCGTCAAACAGCTCAGCTGTCTGGAGAATCCTCACTCCTCCACTGCAGAGGGGCTGATGCAGAGGAAGTGGATGTTTGTTGAATGTATTAAGACTCTGTTTCTCATGGGTGCCTCCCTCACCACCAGG GATCTCAAAAGTGGACGGACTTGTTTTCACATGGCTTCAGAGGAAGCAAACATGGAGCTGCTGCAAGTGATCCTCAACCAGCCACTCTCTCTGCCCATCGTGAACTTTAAG ACTTTTAGTGGGAACACGGCGCTGCACATCGTCTGTTCACTGCACAGCAACAGGAGCCAAGTGGAAGCCGTGAAGCTGCTGATGAGAAACGGAGCCGATCCTGGGAGCAGGAATTTTGAAAACGACCTTCCAGCTCAGCTGGTGCCTGAAGGAGTCACTGGTAAAAAG GTGCGGCAGATCCTGAAGGGAAACATGCTCAAGCTTAAGTAA
- the jagn1b gene encoding protein jagunal homolog 1-B yields the protein MASRAGPRAAGTDGSDFQHRERVASHYQMSVALKSEVRKLNIVHIVIWVLMAAQVTVSQLSLVSHKVVASPYQWEYPYLLSIIPTIFSFSALPRNNISYLVISMISAGLFCVAPLLYGGMEMFPVAQQLYRHGKAYRFIFGFSAVSVMYFVIVIAVQVHGWQIYYSKKLLDQWFTSTQDKKKK from the exons ATGGCTTCTCGAGCAGGTCCGAGAGCAGCAGGCACAGACGGCAGTGACTTCCAGCACCGGGAAAGGGTTGCTTCACACTACCAGATGAG CGTCGCTTTGAAGTCAGAAGTCCGCAAACTCAACATTGTCCATATCGTGATCTGGGTCCTGATGGCAGCTCAG GTAACTGTGAGCCAGCTGAGCCTCGTCTCCCACAAGGTGGTGGCCTCACCCTACCAGTGGGAGTATCCCTACCTCTTGAGCATAATCCCCACAATCTTCAGCTTCTCAGCACTGCCTCGCAACAACATCAGCTACTTGGTGATTTCCATGATCAGTGCCGGCCTCTTCTGCGTGGCGCCACTGCTCTACGGTGGCATGGAGATGTTCCCCGTGGCACAGCAGCTTTACCGCCACGGCAAAGCGTACCGCTTCATCTTCGGCTTCTCGGCCGTGTCCGTCATGTACTTTGTGATCGTCATCGCCGTGCAGGTGCACGGCTGGCAAATCTACTATAGCAAGAAGCTGCTGGACCAGTGGTTCACCAGCACACAggataaaaagaagaaatga
- the LOC122758737 gene encoding collagen alpha-1(VIII) chain-like, protein MFLAQVNKPTPLQMGSVMYLVTDRLQRSRKSKQLWIIFTFLYPPPRLCPPFFLSPKLKMMFWRIVNFLANYDKGFSNIFWRRCNTADPELLSSLLSKLRQLHPPADKSQALGGAAAVQRLTQTPQSCVILPTLHNSSTKKMEAVSLHFSYLLIPVFQLCLLRLAHGGAFYGHKQPPQQHQPLPQHNDGYPQQQFLGNEMPLMPLLPQFEKGLPHLPFQKGIERPLTEGKGQTFPRGAKGPPPSVPGGEGPRGIQGPPGPIGPQGPAGPPGQGLPGLPGKPGPPGPQGYSGIGKPGMPGLQGKPGGPGLPGQKGDLGPHGGEGPTGLPGPAGLPGPPGLPAISRVGGQGFPGQQGPPGEPGQKGPPGQPGPTGSKGERGFGLPGLPGLKGPVGPPGPRGQVGNTGIGKPGLNGLPGQPGIPGKPGPPGELGQAGPPGEPGQPGPAGLQGIGKPGQDGFRGQPGNPGGKGEPGPHGLPGSPGMPGYGKPGFPGPKGHKGHAGLPGFPGPKGDKGHGGPQGVIGPSGLSGMPGPPGPIGLPGSLGFPGQKGDDGVMGLRGNPGIKGELGPSGLPGQPGRSGEAGQQGARGLQGPIGPKGEAGMRGLPGAPGAGGLTGSKGDAGQSGETGHQGPQGIPGLTGPGGPIGPPGLPGQKGELGIPGNPGYPGDGKPGPPGHIGPQGNPGPSGPPGLPGQPGQPGLPGPPGPPAVSPDLGQILPVTGPYSGQRQSYKKQKNGGEIGGNGVEMPSFTAKLTNPFPLVGSPVIFDKLLHNGNQDYNPQTGIFTCSIPGVYYFAYHVHCKGSNVWVALMKNNEPVMYTYDEYTKGLLDQASGSAVLPLRQGDTVHMQLPSDQAAGLYAGQYVHSTFSGYLLYTM, encoded by the exons GGTTTTAGCAACATCTTTTGGAGGAGATGCAATACTGCAG ATCCAGAGcttctctcgtctctcctctcCAAGCTCCGGCAGCTCCACCCACCTGCAGATAAAAGCCAAGCCCTCGgcggagctgctgctgttcagcgTCTGACGCAAACCCCTCAGAGCTGTGTGATACTTCCAACCCTGCACAACAGCAGCACTAAG AAAATGGAGGCTGTATCCCTCCACTTCTCCTATCTACTCATCCCAGTGTTCCAGCTGTGTTTATTGCGCCTGGCCCATGGTGGTGCATTTTATGGACATAAGCAGCCACCTCAACAGCACCAGCCCCTGCCACAGCACAATGATGGGTATCCTCAGCAACAGTTTCTGGGCAACGAGATGCCACTAATGCCATTGTTGCCTCAGTTTGAAAAAGGCCTTCCTCACCTGCCTTTCCAAAAAGGCATAGAAAGGCCACTGACTGAGGGCAAag GACAAACATTTCCGAGAGGGGCTAAAGGGCCACCTCCTTCTGTTCCTGGTGGAGAGGGACCACGAGGAATTCAGGGTCCCCCTGGACCAATAGGACCACAAGGGCCTGCTGGACCGCCAGGCCAGGGATTGCCAGGGTTACCAGGAAAGCCAGGGCCTCCTGGTCCTCAGGGTTATTCTGGAATAGGAAAACCTGGCATGCCAGGATTACAAGGAAAACCAGGAGGACCGGGATTGCCTGGACAAAAAGGTGACCTGGGCCCTCATGGTGGTGAAGGACCAACTGGACTTCCTGGGCCAGCAGGGCTTCCAGGTCCACCTGGACTCCCTGCGATATCCAGAGTAGGAGGACAAGGGTTCCCAGGTCAGCAAGGGCCTCCAGGGGAGCCTGGTCAAAAGGGCCCACCTGGGCAACCTGGTCCCACAGGCTCTAAGGGGGAAAGGGGATTTGGTCTACCTGGTTTGCCAGGTTTGAAAGGACCTGTTGGACCACCAGGTCCACGTGGACAAGTGGGCAACACTGGCATTGGTAAACCTGGTCTCAATGGTCTACCTGGACAACCAGGAATACCAGGCAAGCCAGGTCCTCCTGGAGAGCTAGGACAGGCAGGACCACCTGGGGAACCTGGCCAGCCAGGACCAGCAGGCTTGCAAGGCATTGGAAAACCAGGACAAGATGGTTTTAGAGGTCAACCGGGGAACCCAGGAGGTAAAGGAGAACCAGGTCCCCATGGTTTACCAGGGAGTCCAGGGATGCCAGGCTACGGCAAACCAGGTTTTCCTGGACCTAAGGGTCACAAGGGACATGCTGGTCTTCCTGGATTTCCAGGTCCTAAAGGTGATAAAGGTCATGGAGGGCCTCAGGGGGTCATTGGTCCTAGTGGGCTTAGTGGTATGCCCGGCCCACCAGGTCCAATCGGGCTTCCAGGTAGTCTTGGCTTCCCAGGGCAAAAGGGAGATGATGGTGTTATGGGACTGAGAGGAAATCCTGGAATTAAAGGTGAATTAGGGCCTTCAGGTCTTCCAGGACAACCTGGTAGATCAGGAGAGGCTGGGCAACAAGGAGCAAGAGGTTTACAAGGCCCTATTGGACCAAAAGGAGAAGCTGGTATGAGAGGTTTACCTGGAGCCCCTGGGGCTGGAGGATTAACAGGATCAAAAGGAGATGCAGGACAATCTGGAGAGACAGGCCACCAGGGTCCTCAGGGAATTCCAGGGCTTACAGGGCCAGGAGGACCAATTGGACCTCCTGGACTGCCAGGGCAAAAAGGTGAATTAGGCATACCTGGTAATCCTGGCTATCCTGGTGATGGAAAGCCAGGGCCCCCTGGTCATATTGGTCCTCAAGGTAACCCTGGCCCCAGTGGCCCTCCTGGACTTCCAGGGCAACCCGGACAACCTGGGCTACCTGGTCCTCCAGGACCACCTGCTGTTTCTCCTGACCTCGGACAGATTCTCCCTGTGACTGGTCCATACAGTGGCCAAAGACAAAGCTACAAGAAGCAGAAGAATGGCGGTGAGATTGGAGGAAATGGTGTAGAGATGCCTTCGTTCACAGCTAAACTCACAAATCCATTCCCTCTTGTTGGCTCTCCAGTAATATTTGACAAACTTCTGCACAATGGTAATCAAGACTACAATCCCCAAACTGGCATTTTCACCTGTAGCATACCAGGAGTCTACTACTTTGCATACCATGTCCACTGCAAAGGCAGTAATGTGTGGGTGGCACTCATGAAGAACAATGAGCCAGTAATGTACACTTACGATGAGTACACAAAGGGCTTGCTGGATCAGGCTTCAGGGAGTGCTGTACTCCCGTTACGACAAGGAGACACTGTGCATATGCAGCTGCCATCAGACCAGGCTGCAGGACTTTATGCTGGTCAATATGTGcactcaacattttctggataCCTGTTGTACACAATGTAA